From one Prochlorococcus marinus XMU1404 genomic stretch:
- a CDS encoding ABC1 kinase family protein, giving the protein MTRSYSQYSAKGDLIWLILRPWIFIPRVLYILLTFVFLFLRILFQGNSKNKNVQKNLSKYLFDVITDLGPCFIKLGQALSTRPDLLRQDWLTELTNLQDNLPAFDHKIALKIIEEELGAPPNELFDEFPESPIASASLGQVYKTKTKNNTYVAVKVQRPNLYFLIRRDVVILRFLTTFLSPFLPLNIGVGIGEIIDEFGKALFDEIDYEKEGENALKFANLFKDNPNVFIPKLEKQFSSKRIITTSWIDGVKLRDRVLLEENNLVPSSFIKTCVISGLQQLFEYGYFHADPHPGNMFALKGGNADYGNLAYVDFGMMDTITNSDRLTLIKAIVHIINDEYYLLAKDFQKLGFLTKEQDLQKLVEPLKEVLGGSFGAEVGNFNLKNVTDKFSKLMYSYPFRVPSRFALIIRAVVSQEGLALRLDPEFKILKIAYPYIAKKLLTDNSEEILEILLEVVFDKKGRIQIEKVKSLLNILFKDSENINSDLIPVANAGLKLIVSNKGSEVRKNLLLSLIKDDKFELTDAKKLLSLIRDTFSPLNIAKSAVQKIISPV; this is encoded by the coding sequence ATGACAAGGTCTTATTCGCAATACTCAGCAAAAGGTGACTTAATCTGGTTGATTTTGAGACCATGGATTTTTATCCCAAGAGTTTTATATATCCTTTTAACTTTTGTTTTTCTTTTTTTAAGAATACTTTTTCAAGGTAACAGTAAAAATAAAAATGTACAAAAAAATCTCTCAAAATATCTTTTTGATGTAATAACAGATTTAGGACCTTGTTTTATAAAATTAGGTCAGGCTCTTTCAACTAGACCGGATCTTCTTAGACAAGATTGGCTGACAGAACTTACCAACTTACAGGATAATCTTCCAGCATTTGATCACAAAATTGCTTTGAAAATTATTGAAGAGGAACTTGGAGCACCACCTAATGAATTATTTGATGAGTTTCCTGAGAGTCCTATTGCCTCAGCAAGCTTAGGTCAGGTTTACAAAACAAAAACAAAAAATAATACTTATGTAGCTGTAAAAGTTCAAAGACCAAATTTGTACTTTCTTATAAGAAGAGATGTTGTAATATTGAGGTTTTTAACAACTTTTTTGTCGCCATTTCTACCATTAAATATTGGTGTTGGAATTGGAGAAATAATAGATGAATTCGGCAAGGCACTTTTTGATGAAATTGACTATGAAAAAGAGGGTGAAAATGCTTTAAAGTTTGCAAATTTATTCAAAGATAACCCAAATGTGTTTATCCCTAAATTAGAAAAACAGTTTTCATCAAAGAGAATTATTACAACCTCTTGGATTGATGGAGTCAAGTTAAGAGACAGAGTTTTATTGGAGGAAAATAACTTAGTACCTTCATCTTTTATAAAAACTTGTGTGATCAGTGGTCTTCAGCAATTATTTGAATATGGATATTTTCATGCTGACCCACACCCTGGGAATATGTTTGCACTTAAAGGTGGAAATGCAGATTATGGAAATTTAGCTTATGTAGATTTCGGAATGATGGATACAATTACAAATTCGGATAGACTCACTCTCATTAAGGCTATTGTTCACATAATAAATGATGAATATTATCTGCTCGCAAAAGATTTTCAGAAATTAGGTTTTTTAACTAAAGAACAAGATCTTCAAAAACTTGTTGAACCATTAAAAGAAGTTTTAGGTGGATCTTTTGGAGCTGAAGTCGGAAATTTTAATCTTAAAAATGTAACTGATAAATTTTCAAAACTTATGTACTCATATCCATTTAGAGTGCCTAGTAGGTTTGCACTAATAATAAGAGCAGTTGTTAGTCAAGAGGGTTTAGCACTAAGACTAGATCCTGAATTTAAAATTTTAAAAATTGCATATCCTTATATAGCTAAAAAATTACTTACTGATAATTCTGAGGAGATTCTAGAAATTCTTTTAGAAGTTGTTTTTGATAAAAAAGGTCGAATTCAAATAGAAAAGGTAAAAAGTTTATTAAATATATTATTTAAAGATTCTGAAAATATTAATTCAGACCTCATCCCGGTCGCAAATGCTGGATTAAAGTTAATTGTCAGTAATAAAGGATCAGAAGTTCGGAAGAATCTTCTATTAAGCCTTATAAAAGATGACAAATTTGAATTAACTGATGCAAAAAAACTTTTAAGTTTAATTAGAGATACATTTAGCCCTTTGAATATTGCAAAAAGTGCAGTTCAAAAAATTATTTCTCCAGTTTAG
- a CDS encoding helix-turn-helix domain-containing protein produces MNIIKNLFLFKKQSVIDNEVNHALVDQYGEIARLVKEARIQKNITIQELSNISKIPEQTIISIENNKKNIRPKYPFIRSILIKLEECLGLKKNTLEKLAIRERETSKKENNDFILNKFDIINTWQGSLLYFFILILTVFILKRYFILNVNVIEIQNIENKIIDK; encoded by the coding sequence ATGAATATTATTAAAAATCTTTTTTTATTTAAAAAACAATCTGTTATTGATAACGAAGTAAATCATGCATTAGTTGATCAGTATGGAGAAATCGCAAGATTAGTAAAAGAAGCAAGAATTCAAAAAAATATAACAATTCAAGAATTGTCAAATATTTCAAAAATTCCTGAACAAACGATAATTTCTATTGAAAACAATAAAAAAAATATTAGACCAAAGTATCCATTTATAAGATCAATATTAATCAAATTAGAGGAATGCTTAGGATTAAAAAAAAATACATTAGAAAAATTAGCAATTAGAGAAAGAGAAACTTCTAAGAAAGAAAACAATGATTTTATTCTCAACAAATTTGATATTATAAATACTTGGCAGGGAAGCCTTTTGTATTTTTTTATATTAATTCTAACTGTGTTTATATTGAAGAGATATTTTATTTTGAATGTAAATGTTATAGAGATTCAAAATATTGAAAACAAAATCATTGATAAATAA
- the zwf gene encoding glucose-6-phosphate dehydrogenase, whose protein sequence is MPSILSNPLRLGLRQERVITPQCLVIFGASGDLTHRKLIPALFELYLQRRIPSEFGIVGCARRPWTDNEFREKMKVKLSKQISGKEKEWEQFSNYLFYEPVDLQQSDHVIRLSKRLNEIDKTQATHGNRTFYLSVSPNFYASGCKALKAAGLLDDPKKSRLVIEKPFGRDYSSAKKLNKIVQNCAEESQIYRIDHYLGKETVQNILVLRFANTIFEPIWNRNYISSVQITSSETVGVEDRAGYYESSGALRDMLQNHMTQMLAVTAMEPPGKFEPEAIRNEKAKVLQASKLADENEPWNCCIRGQYGEGGNISNRLKGYRQEDGVNCNSTTETYIATKVFVDNWRWQGVPFYLRTGKRLPKRLGEIVLTFKDVPVHLFESTIINPAPNQLILRIQPNEGATFKFEVKSPGSGMKSRPVEMEFSYDESFGEPSDEGYVRLLADAMLSDPTLFTRSDEVEAAWKLYTPLIELMDNSPWKLPIYNYESMTWGPPESDQLLSKDNIFWRRP, encoded by the coding sequence ATGCCTTCAATTTTAAGTAATCCTCTTAGATTAGGTTTACGGCAGGAAAGAGTCATAACCCCACAATGCTTAGTAATCTTTGGAGCTAGTGGAGACCTTACTCATAGAAAATTAATACCAGCCTTATTTGAACTCTATTTGCAAAGGAGAATTCCTAGTGAATTTGGAATAGTTGGTTGTGCGAGAAGACCTTGGACTGATAATGAATTTAGAGAAAAGATGAAAGTAAAGCTCTCCAAGCAAATATCTGGGAAAGAAAAGGAATGGGAACAATTTTCTAATTATCTTTTCTATGAACCAGTCGATTTACAACAAAGTGATCATGTTATAAGGCTTTCTAAAAGATTAAATGAAATTGATAAAACACAAGCTACTCATGGAAATAGAACATTTTATTTATCAGTATCTCCGAATTTCTATGCAAGTGGATGTAAAGCTCTAAAAGCAGCTGGCCTTTTAGATGACCCTAAGAAAAGTCGTTTAGTGATTGAAAAACCTTTTGGAAGAGATTATTCAAGTGCAAAAAAATTGAATAAGATCGTTCAAAATTGTGCTGAAGAAAGTCAGATTTATAGGATTGATCATTATTTAGGTAAAGAGACAGTTCAAAACATTCTTGTTTTGAGGTTTGCTAACACTATTTTTGAACCAATCTGGAACAGGAATTATATATCAAGTGTTCAAATCACATCATCTGAAACAGTAGGTGTTGAAGATAGAGCAGGTTATTACGAAAGCTCTGGTGCTTTAAGAGATATGCTTCAAAATCATATGACACAAATGCTTGCTGTTACTGCTATGGAACCTCCAGGGAAATTTGAACCAGAAGCAATAAGAAATGAAAAAGCTAAGGTTCTTCAAGCTTCAAAACTTGCTGACGAAAATGAACCTTGGAATTGTTGCATAAGAGGTCAATATGGAGAAGGAGGAAATATCTCAAATCGACTCAAAGGATATAGGCAGGAAGATGGTGTTAATTGTAATAGCACAACAGAAACTTATATCGCGACAAAAGTTTTCGTTGATAACTGGCGTTGGCAAGGGGTTCCTTTTTATTTGAGAACAGGGAAAAGACTCCCTAAAAGACTTGGAGAAATAGTCTTGACTTTTAAAGACGTTCCTGTACATTTATTTGAATCAACAATAATAAATCCTGCTCCAAATCAACTTATCCTTAGAATTCAGCCAAATGAAGGTGCTACGTTCAAATTTGAGGTAAAATCTCCTGGTTCTGGAATGAAATCTAGACCTGTTGAGATGGAATTTTCTTATGATGAATCATTTGGAGAACCCTCAGATGAAGGCTATGTAAGATTATTGGCTGATGCAATGCTTTCTGATCCAACCTTATTTACTAGAAGTGATGAAGTAGAGGCAGCCTGGAAACTTTATACGCCATTAATAGAATTGATGGATAATTCTCCCTGGAAGTTGCCTATTTATAATTATGAATCAATGACGTGGGGACCTCCTGAATCTGATCAATTACTTTCAAAAGATAATATTTTCTGGCGCAGACCTTAA
- the malQ gene encoding 4-alpha-glucanotransferase encodes MSLQKVLPNKSLGVLMHPSCIPGGRLCGTFGRGAKEWIKKLHKHGIEYWQFLPLTPTDSTGSPYSSPSSFALNPWFLDIDYLIDKGFIFISNVEELGKTNQNENHFDFDLADELTNKLGQLLLKGWGSQSEERKIDFHKWIRKNSWVEDYATFIVIREEFNMLPWWQWPKEFKIKNKEFLKSWINTKSEKVLIKKLIQWHLDEQWSAIKKFAKSYNVKLIGDLPFYVSRDSADVWSNKSLFSIFKNGDLIFQSGVPPDYFSSTGQLWGTPTYFWSKHKSTNFDWWRKRFKRQFELVDLLRLDHFRGLAGYWRVNGNSKTAISGRWINSPGRTLLNKLKIDLGTDFLPIIAEDLGVITPDVEKLRKNFELPGMKILQFAFDGNEDNPYLPNNIEGENWVVYTGTHDNSTSITWWECLENNVKQRIKDEYKFSENPSWSLIKIGMDTKANLFIAPIQDILSLDDSSRLNIPGTTKNNWKWKLNRPLVEIEDNIKRFSDLGNSLGRTKR; translated from the coding sequence ATGTCTCTTCAAAAAGTTCTTCCAAATAAATCATTAGGCGTACTTATGCATCCTTCATGTATACCAGGAGGTAGATTATGTGGCACTTTTGGTAGAGGAGCTAAAGAATGGATAAAAAAGCTTCATAAGCATGGGATCGAATACTGGCAATTTTTACCTCTTACACCAACCGACTCTACAGGCTCTCCATATAGTTCACCTTCAAGTTTTGCATTAAACCCATGGTTTCTCGATATAGATTATTTAATCGATAAAGGTTTTATCTTCATTTCTAATGTAGAAGAATTAGGAAAGACAAATCAGAATGAGAATCATTTTGATTTTGATCTTGCTGATGAATTAACAAACAAATTAGGTCAACTCCTTTTAAAAGGCTGGGGGTCACAATCTGAAGAGAGAAAAATAGATTTTCATAAATGGATTAGAAAGAATTCTTGGGTTGAAGATTATGCAACATTTATTGTTATTAGGGAGGAATTTAATATGTTGCCTTGGTGGCAATGGCCTAAAGAATTTAAAATAAAAAATAAAGAATTTCTAAAATCATGGATTAATACAAAAAGTGAAAAGGTACTTATTAAAAAATTAATACAGTGGCATTTAGATGAGCAATGGAGTGCTATCAAGAAATTTGCAAAATCATATAATGTCAAGTTAATTGGAGATCTGCCCTTTTATGTTTCTAGGGATAGCGCAGATGTATGGAGTAATAAATCACTTTTTTCAATTTTTAAAAATGGAGATTTAATCTTTCAAAGTGGTGTACCTCCTGATTACTTTTCTTCAACAGGACAATTATGGGGAACTCCAACTTACTTTTGGTCTAAACATAAGAGTACTAATTTCGATTGGTGGAGAAAAAGATTTAAGAGGCAATTTGAACTTGTGGACTTGTTGAGATTAGATCATTTCAGAGGTTTAGCTGGATACTGGAGAGTTAATGGCAATTCTAAAACAGCAATTTCGGGTAGATGGATAAACTCCCCAGGAAGAACACTATTAAATAAACTAAAAATTGATTTAGGGACTGACTTCCTACCAATAATCGCGGAGGATCTAGGAGTAATAACACCTGACGTAGAAAAATTAAGGAAGAATTTTGAACTTCCAGGAATGAAAATATTACAGTTCGCTTTTGATGGAAACGAAGATAACCCATATTTACCTAACAATATTGAAGGAGAAAATTGGGTTGTTTATACAGGTACCCATGACAACTCTACTAGTATCACATGGTGGGAATGTTTAGAAAATAACGTCAAACAACGAATAAAAGATGAATATAAATTCTCCGAAAATCCTTCATGGAGTTTAATAAAAATTGGCATGGATACAAAGGCCAATCTCTTTATCGCTCCAATCCAAGATATTTTGTCTCTAGATGACTCAAGTAGATTAAACATTCCAGGGACTACAAAAAATAACTGGAAATGGAAGTTAAATAGACCCCTTGTAGAAATAGAAGACAACATAAAGAGATTTAGTGATCTTGGAAATAGTTTGGGGAGGACTAAGAGATAG
- a CDS encoding FAD-binding oxidoreductase, producing MYSQAKVIAGGLAHIPVVIAVFYFILTTFNKRALKFVEENKTKKLDSKGVEPKKVSVLKTEAPKTEAPKLVKKKHADVPVNIYRPKTPYEGTVIENYSLLKEGAIGRVNHITFDLKDSDPFLNYVEGQSIGIMPAGEDANGKPHKLRLYSIASTRHGDNFNGNTVSLCVRQLQYEKDGETINGVCSTYLCDIKPGDKVKITGPVGKEMLLPDEEDANIVMLATGTGIAPMRAYLRRMFEATEKEKNNWNFKGKAWLFMGAPKSANLLYEEDLQRYLTDYPDNFKYTKAISREQQNTKGGRMYIQDRVLESANELFNMIEDDKTHIYLCGLKGMEPGIDEAMTKAAEEKGLNWSELRPQLKKAGRWHVETY from the coding sequence ATGTATTCACAAGCAAAAGTAATCGCAGGCGGATTAGCTCATATACCAGTAGTAATAGCTGTTTTTTATTTTATACTCACGACTTTTAATAAAAGAGCCTTAAAATTTGTTGAAGAAAATAAAACAAAAAAACTTGACTCAAAAGGAGTGGAACCTAAAAAAGTCTCTGTATTGAAAACAGAAGCTCCAAAAACAGAAGCTCCAAAATTAGTGAAGAAAAAACATGCAGACGTTCCAGTAAATATTTACAGGCCTAAAACACCATATGAAGGTACAGTAATTGAAAATTATAGTCTTCTTAAAGAGGGAGCAATTGGTAGAGTAAACCACATAACTTTCGATCTCAAAGATAGTGATCCATTCTTAAATTATGTTGAAGGTCAAAGTATAGGTATAATGCCTGCTGGGGAAGATGCGAATGGGAAACCTCATAAGTTAAGACTTTATTCAATAGCAAGTACTAGACATGGGGATAATTTTAATGGAAACACTGTTTCCCTTTGTGTTAGACAGCTTCAGTACGAAAAAGATGGAGAAACTATAAATGGCGTTTGCTCCACTTATTTATGCGATATTAAGCCAGGAGATAAAGTAAAAATTACAGGTCCTGTAGGTAAAGAGATGCTCCTCCCAGATGAAGAGGATGCGAATATCGTAATGTTGGCTACTGGAACTGGAATAGCACCTATGAGAGCTTATTTAAGAAGAATGTTTGAGGCAACCGAAAAAGAAAAAAACAACTGGAATTTTAAAGGTAAAGCTTGGTTATTTATGGGTGCTCCAAAATCAGCTAATTTGTTATACGAGGAAGATCTTCAGAGATATTTAACTGATTATCCAGATAATTTTAAATACACTAAGGCTATTAGTCGTGAGCAGCAAAATACAAAAGGAGGAAGAATGTACATTCAAGATAGAGTTTTAGAATCAGCAAACGAGCTTTTTAACATGATTGAAGATGATAAGACACATATTTATCTTTGTGGATTAAAGGGTATGGAGCCTGGAATAGATGAAGCTATGACAAAGGCTGCAGAAGAAAAAGGCTTGAACTGGTCAGAATTAAGACCACAACTAAAGAAAGCAGGAAGATGGCACGTAGAAACCTACTAA
- a CDS encoding histidine kinase: MNDKKELKLILVAARNQLSSSDIKSVIAYLESDDCKFQISLQISEPTEQPELLELHRLVAIPALIKVCPSPKQIFAGSNIFSQLQKWLPRWTQEGLTKNLGINLQPSKIDSIRTQKEFLLEDELLVLRQENETLTKRIESQERLLRMVAHELRTPLTAATLAVQSQKLGQIDISKLQEVIKRRLEEIELLSQDLLEVGTTKWEALFNPQKIDLGNISAEVILELEKFWRLRNIQIDTDIPSDLPSVFADQRRMRQVFLNLIENAVKFSEDSGSIKITMIHKTNQWVEITICDKGAGIPLSEQKRIFLDRVRLPQTSEGTSGFGIGLSVCRRIVQVHGGRIWVVSEIGEGSCFHFTVPVWQGQNKEQQYLTKG; the protein is encoded by the coding sequence TTGAATGATAAAAAAGAGTTAAAACTGATACTGGTGGCAGCTAGAAATCAACTTTCTAGTAGTGATATCAAGTCGGTGATAGCTTATTTAGAGTCAGATGATTGTAAATTTCAGATATCTCTTCAGATTTCTGAGCCCACTGAACAGCCGGAATTACTGGAATTACATAGATTAGTCGCAATTCCTGCTCTAATAAAGGTTTGCCCATCTCCAAAGCAAATATTTGCAGGAAGTAATATTTTCTCTCAGCTGCAGAAATGGTTACCAAGATGGACACAGGAAGGTTTAACAAAAAATCTAGGCATTAACTTGCAACCATCCAAAATCGATTCAATAAGAACTCAAAAAGAATTTCTTCTAGAAGACGAACTTCTTGTTTTAAGACAAGAGAATGAAACCCTAACAAAAAGAATAGAATCTCAAGAAAGATTATTAAGAATGGTCGCGCATGAATTAAGAACTCCATTGACTGCAGCTACTCTGGCTGTTCAAAGTCAAAAACTTGGCCAAATAGATATTTCAAAATTGCAAGAAGTGATAAAAAGACGATTAGAAGAGATTGAACTCTTATCTCAAGACCTTTTAGAAGTTGGAACAACAAAGTGGGAAGCTCTATTCAATCCTCAGAAAATCGATTTAGGCAATATTAGTGCTGAAGTGATACTCGAACTAGAAAAATTCTGGAGATTAAGGAATATTCAGATTGATACTGATATCCCATCTGATTTGCCAAGTGTATTTGCAGATCAAAGAAGAATGAGGCAAGTGTTTTTAAATTTAATTGAAAATGCTGTTAAATTTTCTGAAGACTCTGGATCTATAAAAATTACAATGATACACAAAACTAATCAATGGGTAGAAATAACAATTTGTGACAAAGGCGCTGGTATCCCTTTAAGTGAACAAAAAAGAATTTTTCTTGATAGAGTTAGGCTCCCACAGACTTCTGAAGGAACTTCAGGATTTGGGATAGGGTTATCTGTTTGCAGGAGAATAGTGCAAGTACATGGAGGAAGAATATGGGTTGTATCTGAAATAGGCGAAGGTTCATGCTTCCATTTCACCGTCCCTGTGTGGCAAGGACAAAACAAAGAGCAACAATACTTGACGAAAGGCTAG
- a CDS encoding SRPBCC family protein — translation MNNPQESVDHSKSNDYRTIEQTMEKLSGGTRRLAAQLTTSASLDSLWNVLTDYDRLNLYIPNLLSSKKIYQKNNNVHLKQVGAQDFLGMKFSAEVTIDLFEDKELGLLKFNLIKGDFRKFEGSWKIQNIKDTSKNSLIYDLTVQGFQWMPIGMIEKRLKKDLSENLIAVDRQAKISIN, via the coding sequence ATGAATAATCCTCAAGAATCAGTTGATCATTCTAAAAGCAATGATTACAGGACAATTGAGCAAACGATGGAAAAGCTTTCAGGCGGGACAAGAAGACTTGCAGCTCAACTTACAACTTCCGCAAGTTTGGACTCTTTGTGGAATGTTTTAACAGACTATGATCGACTAAATCTTTACATACCAAATTTACTTTCAAGCAAAAAAATATATCAAAAGAACAATAATGTTCACCTTAAACAAGTTGGGGCTCAGGATTTTCTTGGGATGAAATTTTCAGCTGAAGTAACTATTGATTTATTTGAAGATAAAGAGCTTGGCCTTTTAAAATTCAATTTGATTAAAGGTGATTTCAGAAAATTTGAAGGAAGTTGGAAAATTCAGAATATTAAAGATACTTCAAAAAATTCATTAATTTACGATCTAACTGTTCAAGGTTTTCAGTGGATGCCTATAGGCATGATAGAGAAGAGGCTAAAAAAAGATCTTTCAGAAAATTTAATAGCTGTCGATAGACAAGCAAAAATCTCAATAAATTAG
- a CDS encoding ribose-phosphate pyrophosphokinase produces MTSFITAVQNKESNLNLTNSRLRLVSGTTNPKLAEEIASYLGIENVPLISKRFADGELYVQIQQSIRGCDVFLIQPTCAPVNDSLMELMIMVDACKRASARQITAVIPYFGYARADRKTSGRESITAKLTANLLEKSGVDRVLAMDLHSAQIQGYFDIPCDHIYGSPVLIDYLETLNLKEVVVVSPDVGGVARARAFAKQMKDAPLAIIDKRRAAHNVAESLTVIGEVKGKTAILIDDMIDTGGTICSGANLLKQEGAKRIFACASHAVFSPPSYERLSTKDLFEQVIVTNSIPVIIKDSFPQLKVLSVANMLGEAIWRIHEESSVSSMFR; encoded by the coding sequence GTGACAAGTTTTATCACGGCAGTGCAGAATAAAGAATCGAACTTAAATCTTACTAATAGTAGATTAAGGCTGGTAAGCGGAACAACGAATCCTAAATTAGCTGAAGAAATTGCATCATACTTAGGGATTGAAAATGTACCTTTAATATCTAAGAGATTTGCTGATGGAGAACTTTATGTTCAAATTCAGCAATCTATAAGAGGCTGCGATGTATTCTTAATACAGCCTACATGCGCTCCAGTAAACGATAGTTTAATGGAGCTGATGATTATGGTTGATGCTTGTAAGAGGGCATCTGCTAGGCAAATAACGGCCGTGATCCCTTATTTTGGATATGCAAGGGCAGATAGAAAGACTTCAGGGAGAGAGTCCATAACTGCAAAACTTACTGCTAATTTGCTAGAAAAATCTGGGGTCGATAGAGTACTTGCTATGGATTTGCATTCAGCTCAAATACAAGGTTATTTTGACATTCCATGCGATCATATTTATGGCTCACCGGTTTTGATTGACTATTTAGAAACTTTAAATTTAAAGGAAGTTGTTGTTGTCTCTCCTGATGTTGGGGGAGTTGCTAGAGCAAGAGCATTTGCTAAACAAATGAAAGATGCCCCTTTAGCAATAATTGATAAAAGAAGAGCAGCTCATAATGTCGCTGAAAGTTTAACTGTAATTGGAGAAGTTAAAGGTAAGACAGCTATTCTAATAGACGATATGATTGATACTGGAGGTACAATTTGTTCTGGAGCGAATCTATTAAAACAAGAAGGTGCTAAAAGAATATTTGCTTGCGCTTCACATGCTGTATTTTCTCCGCCATCTTATGAAAGATTAAGTACTAAAGATTTATTTGAGCAAGTAATAGTTACTAACAGTATACCCGTTATAATTAAAGATAGTTTTCCTCAGTTAAAGGTTCTATCAGTTGCAAATATGTTAGGTGAAGCTATTTGGAGAATTCATGAAGAGAGTTCAGTCAGCTCAATGTTTAGATAA
- a CDS encoding Villin headpiece domain-containing protein: protein MDTIFQSKKFLNLLNISLLFYLAICEINIFNKRLHANTKPQASQQDVFLYKQMGASYLCKSINDKIDFDFNKALAVSTYTFAEVIFSKHGNLIQEAGKEKLTPEKVLYIGEIEILNSAIKICPKQIPNDVKKSFQETLKKLKKQTNKKR, encoded by the coding sequence ATGGACACTATTTTTCAATCAAAAAAGTTCTTAAATTTATTAAATATTTCTTTACTTTTTTACCTAGCCATCTGTGAAATAAATATTTTCAACAAAAGATTACATGCAAATACAAAACCTCAAGCTTCTCAGCAAGATGTCTTCTTGTATAAACAAATGGGTGCGTCTTATCTCTGCAAATCTATTAATGACAAAATAGATTTTGACTTCAACAAAGCTCTTGCAGTTTCAACATATACATTCGCAGAAGTTATTTTCTCAAAGCATGGTAATTTAATTCAAGAAGCCGGCAAAGAAAAATTAACTCCGGAAAAAGTACTTTATATCGGGGAGATTGAGATTCTTAACAGCGCAATAAAAATTTGTCCTAAACAAATACCTAATGATGTTAAGAAAAGTTTTCAAGAAACTCTCAAGAAATTAAAAAAACAAACAAATAAAAAGAGATGA